ACCCGTATCGAGACGCTGCTCGAGGGACTGCCCGAGGAAGACCGCACACACGTCGCAGCGGAGTTGCGCGCCTTGGTGGAGGAGCAGGCCGGACGTGCTGGGCAGGGCGCAGGTCCGGTCTCCGGGAACACCTTCCACGGCCCCACCGCCGTTCAGGTCGGCAGCGGAAACCGGCAGAACAACCACTTCGGGTCAGGGCCGGGAGCATGACGACATCTCACGAACGCAACGGTGGGGTGTCCGACAACACCTTCCACGCCGCCGCGGCGGCACAGAGCGGCGACCAGGGTATCCAGATCAACCAGTTCGCGAGGACACCACGGGGCCCTCGCAGCAGAGTGCGGTTCTTGCTGGCGACGATCGCGGTGCTGCTGGTCTTCGGCGGTGCGGGCGTGGCCCTTATCAAGATCGCGGATCGAGATACGGCCTCCGACCGGCAGGGGCAGTCGGCGCTCGCCCCGGCCGACGCGGTCTCCCGGTCGCCGTCGCCGTCCCCGCCGTCACCGTCACCTACGCCGGGCACCTCCCAGGCACCGGCTGCCCCTACGGCGTCCGCACCCCGTGCGAGCGGGCCGACACGGGCGCCCCATGCCGAGGAAGCCGCTCCGCCGCGCGACGCGGTGTCCACGCCCCCCGCCCCCGACGAGAAGCAACCCCGGGCGGACCGACGGGATGCGGCACCACGGAGGTTCCAGAACCAAACGAGCGGGCTGTGCCTCGCCATCCCCGAGGCCTCCACGCGCGACACGACCGCGGCGGTCCAATGGCGCTGCTCCACCAGTGCCAGCCAGCTCTGGGCGCTCCAACCCGTGCCGGGCGGCTACCGGTTGCGCAACATGGGGAGCGACAAGTGCCTGGTGGCCGACGGGAAGTACGGCGGCGCCGTCAGCCAGCGGATGTGCGCCACTGCCGCCGACCAGGTCTGGGTACGAGACGACCTCGAACGGCTCAGGAATCCGCAGAGCGGCTGGTGCCTGGCCATCCCGTACGGCAGCACGAAGGAGCTCGAAAAGCCCATTCAATGGACGTGCACTGAGAACCTCGACCAACGATGGACCTGAGGAACGGGCGCGCCAGTCGATGGGCGGCGAGCTGGTCTTCGCTCAGGAACACGTGCTGACGGCGTCGACTCGGGGGGCCGGCGGTGCGATGCGGGACGTCCTCTTCGAACCTCGTGACGACGGAACGGTCCGGCTGTCACTGACGGAGCCGCGTGAAGACGGGTTGGCTGTGTCAGTTTCCGGGGGAGTGGTTTCGACGTGACTTCGGGAGTCGTTTCGCGGGGACCAGCTTGATCAATGTCAGTGACTTTGTTGTCGCTCGTGTGCTGGCGGCAGGGCTCATTTGCCGCTGGATCGGCTGAGGCCAAGTAGCGGGGACGTCAGGAAGAACAGGGCAGCGGCGAGGGCCGCGACGGCGGTCATGGCCCCGCGCAGTCCGGTCGCGTCGGCCCATAGGCCGACGTAGACGGGGCCGAGGAGGAAACCCAGGTAGGACACAGTGGTGATGACGGAAGTCGCGCGGCCTCGGTGGGACTCTTCGACGTCGCGCGAGACGATGCCCAGGAGAGCCGGGAAGAGCACGGCGGTTCCGGCACCGGCCACCACAAGCCCCAGCGCGGCAATGAGCAGCGTGGGTGCGGCAGCGATGATGAGCGTGCCACCGGCCGCGGCCAGCGATCCGGCCAGGATGACGGACTGTTCGTGGGTGGCCTTCAGCCCCGCGACGGCGAACCGTGTGATCGCCACCGTTCCCGCGAAAACGGCGGGTGCCACCGCAGTGAGGCCCTTCCCGGCGTGCAGTTCGTCCTGGGCGAAGACCGCGCTCCAGCTCTGGTGGGCATTCTCGCTCGCGAAAGCCAGCGCCCCCAGCGCCCCGATGGGCAGCAGCGCCCCCATGTTCGAGTGGCTTGGTGCTGAGGACGCCGTTACCACGGTGTCGCCACTGCAGGTGATTTCCCAGGGAGGCAGCGTTTTGAGCAGGGCGGCGCCGGCTGTCAGGGAGAGTACGGCGACCCCGATGAACGGCACCGCGAGCGGCCAGGCAGCGGCGGCGGCAACGCCCGTGCTGAGGCTGGTAAGGACCACGAACGTGGAGAACGTGCCGTGCGCGCGGGCAATGACCGGCTGTCCGGTGTCTCTCTCGGCGCGTCCGGCCACGGCATTCATCGTCACGTCGGCCGCGCCGCTGGCAGCGCCGCCGATGGTGAGCGCGGTGCACAGGCTCGGAAGGCTCACCGCCGTCAGCGCCAAGGCGACTCCGATGATGCCCAGCCCTCCGATAGCTCCCGCGGCGACTCTCAGCCCCCAGCGATCGAGTGCTCTGCCTGCCAGCAGCATCGCGGGAAGAGCGCCGGCGCCCACGAACAGCAGGGCGAACCCGAGCTCACCGTCGCTGATGCGGGCTTGATCCTGCACCCGGGGGAGAGATGCGCCCCACACTCCCCAGAACGAGCCAAAAGCTGCGAAGGCGACGAACGCTGAAGCTGCTGAGCCGCAGTGTGCAGTGATGACGGCTCCCTCAGATGCAGTGCCCCAGAGGCTATCGACAGAGGCACACCTCATAGTCCGACCGCAAGTCCTCAAGTGGCGTCAAAACAAGCTGACATCGCAACCTCGGTCAGATGGTGACTTCCCAAGTCGCATTGAAACGACTCCCGCAGTCACGGACAATGAACCGCTCCGGGATCGGTGGAGGCTCTATGCGTTGGCTCCAGCCGCCGGTTGGGGCTGGTGTTGAGCGTAGTAGTTGGTCTCGTGCTCGTGGGGCGGGATGTCTCCGATCGCTGTGTGGAGACGCTGATTGTTGAACCAGTCGACCCATTCCGCGGTGGCGAGCTCGATGTCGGCGAGGCCGTGCCAGGGCTTGCGGGGCTTGATCAGCTCCGTTTTGTAGAGGCCGATCTGGGACTCCATGAGCGCGTTGTCCAGGGCGTCGCCGACGGTGCCGATCGAGGCGTCGATGCCGGCGTCGACGAGGTGCGCGGTGAACGCGAAAGACGTGTACTGACTGCCCGCGTCCGCATGATGAACCAGCCCCAGCCCAGCGGGAGTTCCGGCCCGGTCGCGTCGCCACAAGGCCATGTCGAGGGCATCGAGGACGAGCTTGGCCCGCTTGCTGGTGGCAGCGGACCAGCCCACGAATGCCCGTGAGAACACGTCCACGACGAACGCGACGTAGACGATCCCCGGCCAGGTGGCGACATAGGTGAAGTCAGCCACCCACCGCTCGTTGGGACGTGACGCGGTGAAGTCGCGCCCGAGCAGGTCACCAGCCCTGTCCTGGTCGTCGTCGTCCCGGATTGTGGTGCGGATCTTCTTCCCGCGTCGGGCGCCCTCCAGGCCCAGGTCGCGCATCAGCCGGGCGACGGTGCAGCGGGCCACTGGTATGCCCTCGCGGTGCAACTGCCGCCAGATTTTGCGGACCCCGTAGACGCTGAAGTTGTCCGTGTGGACGCGGCTGATCTGCGTCTTCAGCTCCGCGTCGCGGACCGACCGCGCGCTGGGGGCGCGGTTCTTGGCGGCGTAGTAGGTGCTCGTCGCGATCTTCAGCCCGTGGCCGGTCAGGACACGGCAGATCGGCTCGACCCCGAACACCTGCCGATGCTCGTCGATGAACGCTATGAGCGCTTCGACGGCCGGTCGAGCTCGGCCGCGAAGAAAGCCGACGCCGCCTTCAAGATCTCATTGGCTCGCCGCAGTTCGGCGTTCTCGGCCTTGAGCCGCTTGATCTCCGCAGCCTCCTCCGACGAGGTGCCGGGACGCTGACCGGCGTCCACCTCCGCCTTGCGGACCCAGGTCCGCACCGTTTCCGCCGCGCCGATTCCCAGCTTGGCCGCGACCGCCTTCATCGCGGCCCACTCGGTCGGATAGTTCGGGCGGATCTCCGCGACCATGCGCACCGCACGCTCGCGAAGCTCGGGAGGGTAGGGGGACGGACGTGCCATGACTCGATCCTCTCAGGGAATCGAGCCTCCATCAGACTCGGAGCGGTTCATTGCGGTAGGTGTTGCGCGATCCCTCCATCTTGGAGTTGGTGCAGGTCGCCACGGGCGCATGAGAGTGGCCGGGGTGCTGACATCCCCGTTGCGGCTGGCTTCGCCCATGTCCCTGCTGGAGTTGAGGGATGAAGGGGGGAATGGGCGCGTGGGCGCGGTCGGGACCGGGGCGCTCGCCAGGGGGTGCGCGTCCGGCCGGGGTCGCCGCCGCTGCGCCGCCGTCACAGCGACGGCGTTGTCACAAGCGGGACGTCGGTGGGGGCGGGGAGCTGGTATCGGTCACGTGCGCTTTGCGGCCTGCCACGGCCGTGCGGTTGAGGTCTCGCAGAACCGTGCGTAGTAGGTGTGCTGCTCATCGGTCAGGCGCTGGATGACCGCACCCCCGCAGAAGGAACAACCGCGGAAGCCGGGAGTGCGGTAGAGGAAGGCGGCAAGGGTGATGCAGTCCGCTCCCCTTCGGTGGCCGGTTGGCACTCGCATGCAGTCCCGTTCGACGCGTCCACTCGCGCAGTGGACAGGGCTGTGGGATTTCAGGCCCCAACCCCCGTAGCCGTAGCCCCAGCCTGCGTACTCTCCGTGGAGGTCGGTGCCGTACACCCGCGCGTCAGCGAGCGGCCCAAGATCCTCCGGCCGATCGAAGTGGTGTAGCTCTATCCGCCGGAGGGGGAAGGTCGCGGCCTCGAAGAACGCCATCCTCAGCCCGAAGTGCGTCTTATCGGGCAGTTCGATGGTTCGCAGATCGGTGCCGCTCGTCACGGTGGTCTGCAAGATCTCTGCGACCGCGGCGGCTTCCCGACGATTCCAGCCGGAGTGCCTGATTTCGTCTGCGAGGTGTGTTCTCGATG
The genomic region above belongs to Streptomyces coeruleorubidus and contains:
- a CDS encoding RICIN domain-containing protein, with amino-acid sequence MTTSHERNGGVSDNTFHAAAAAQSGDQGIQINQFARTPRGPRSRVRFLLATIAVLLVFGGAGVALIKIADRDTASDRQGQSALAPADAVSRSPSPSPPSPSPTPGTSQAPAAPTASAPRASGPTRAPHAEEAAPPRDAVSTPPAPDEKQPRADRRDAAPRRFQNQTSGLCLAIPEASTRDTTAAVQWRCSTSASQLWALQPVPGGYRLRNMGSDKCLVADGKYGGAVSQRMCATAADQVWVRDDLERLRNPQSGWCLAIPYGSTKELEKPIQWTCTENLDQRWT
- a CDS encoding MFS transporter, which gives rise to MRCASVDSLWGTASEGAVITAHCGSAASAFVAFAAFGSFWGVWGASLPRVQDQARISDGELGFALLFVGAGALPAMLLAGRALDRWGLRVAAGAIGGLGIIGVALALTAVSLPSLCTALTIGGAASGAADVTMNAVAGRAERDTGQPVIARAHGTFSTFVVLTSLSTGVAAAAAWPLAVPFIGVAVLSLTAGAALLKTLPPWEITCSGDTVVTASSAPSHSNMGALLPIGALGALAFASENAHQSWSAVFAQDELHAGKGLTAVAPAVFAGTVAITRFAVAGLKATHEQSVILAGSLAAAGGTLIIAAAPTLLIAALGLVVAGAGTAVLFPALLGIVSRDVEESHRGRATSVITTVSYLGFLLGPVYVGLWADATGLRGAMTAVAALAAALFFLTSPLLGLSRSSGK
- a CDS encoding IS3 family transposase (programmed frameshift); its protein translation is MARPSPYPPELRERAVRMVAEIRPNYPTEWAAMKAVAAKLGIGAAETVRTWVRKAEVDAGQRPGTSSEEAAEIKRLKAENAELRRANEILKAASGFLRGRARPAVEALIAFIDEHRQVFGVEPICRVLTGHGLKIATSTYYAAKNRAPSARSVRDAELKTQISRVHTDNFSVYGVRKIWRQLHREGIPVARCTVARLMRDLGLEGARRGKKIRTTIRDDDDQDRAGDLLGRDFTASRPNERWVADFTYVATWPGIVYVAFVVDVFSRAFVGWSAATSKRAKLVLDALDMALWRRDRAGTPAGLGLVHHADAGSQYTSFAFTAHLVDAGIDASIGTVGDALDNALMESQIGLYKTELIKPRKPWHGLADIELATAEWVDWFNNQRLHTAIGDIPPHEHETNYYAQHQPQPAAGANA